Proteins encoded in a region of the Flammeovirga yaeyamensis genome:
- a CDS encoding AAA family ATPase, whose protein sequence is MRLKRLYIKNINSLKGEHTINFDDTPLKEAGLIAIVGKTGAGKSTILDAITLGLYNRIPRASGQFSSNNIQSSGSLLTRGETEAVVEVDYEVKNLGKVSSYRSKWTVSTLVKGARKGEIRDYHMEVGHLETGEIIPIKKGEVPKKNEELIGLSYDQFVKSIMLSQGEFKALLAADEKDRSELLEKITKKLDYRQISIAVFERASQLKKQYDILSQVIDAIEIKGEEEIEELQRSYDEHNALLIKLDKDKTVGQKSIDVKRTVLDFDLKLEKQNEELDQVIEKKDKLKPLRLKVEQYEQVLPVISLYKECQSLKDRIAKGQVKQEELNNQSKNNKLEIDKNQLKGSEIQSKKEKYLQELSASEKLWNEVEGVDKAINDAGIKLKNQESDLEERKENKKKLLADISQKSDSIYKQEQELQLGKEWLTEHQKIEKIAFDYPLLTNLMKEVEEDQKAFDIKIDQSKEGIKKHLNGKSFPDQLALLNQWKLSTENYINEALAKRQLPDLNTEEVNSLMEQLQLMDINSQQSNKVEEQKKDLEQEVVDLQQEIEGNTKLVEGSKKQLEGIGLFLDELSTKEKRLKWEAAEDIKVLRNQLVENEPCLVCGSLDHPYTKEVKSEDELQTVQKQLKEVTEKKSQQENELNTYLQNEVKFKTKIEEKKKQIVSLTSQLEAINTLIAQSQSELELKNISYTSDTFKTFKNEQSLLQDIQNKKEGLNEVLELLNKADDVRKSNLQSDGILSKYEGYYQEESLLVDLKRWLDEYQKKQQIVENAPKWLEEYQKQLTALQSELGKLETLYTSKEEETNQTKSFLSKLKDKRFELFKDQMVPEERKLMQEKGKKIDEQLNEINVILASLKSNEESLTNQLADLKTELAELSDSLLEQEASFDKALEEKGILVGQFDEVLKEESNHQENKKLLKEVDDLEITLKTSIKTYNQERQQALLKDTLPNETLDEIEEKVKQQLLKMEELRLTLEEIGGEIKNNEEKKKEVKDKLEQRDKLTPEYNLWRIMEDLIGSAKGDKFNKFAQSIVLKTLLMKANHHLVKFTDRYLFAEPKTGDNKQLFIIDRYAGDKERVVNSTSGGESFLLSLSLSLGLADMASKNVKVESLFIDEGFGTLDEQTLDQAISALEHLRDTGGKTISLISHLPQIKERIPTKIVLSEGTISGHSVLNIEG, encoded by the coding sequence ATGAGACTAAAACGATTATACATTAAGAATATAAACTCACTTAAAGGTGAGCACACCATAAATTTTGATGACACTCCCTTAAAAGAGGCGGGTTTAATAGCGATTGTAGGGAAAACAGGTGCTGGTAAATCGACTATTTTAGATGCTATTACTTTGGGTTTGTATAACAGAATTCCCAGGGCTTCAGGTCAGTTTTCTAGTAATAATATTCAGTCTTCCGGATCATTATTAACAAGAGGGGAAACCGAAGCAGTGGTTGAAGTGGACTATGAGGTGAAGAACTTGGGTAAAGTATCAAGTTATAGAAGTAAATGGACAGTTTCTACTTTAGTTAAAGGGGCAAGAAAAGGAGAAATCCGTGATTATCATATGGAAGTAGGGCATCTTGAAACAGGTGAAATCATCCCTATTAAAAAAGGAGAAGTCCCAAAGAAAAACGAGGAACTTATTGGTTTGAGTTACGATCAATTCGTGAAATCTATCATGTTGTCACAAGGGGAGTTTAAAGCATTATTGGCGGCAGATGAAAAAGATCGTTCTGAATTATTGGAGAAGATTACGAAGAAGCTTGATTATAGACAAATCAGTATTGCGGTCTTTGAAAGAGCTTCACAATTAAAGAAGCAATATGATATTCTTTCACAAGTAATTGATGCGATAGAAATTAAGGGAGAGGAAGAGATTGAAGAACTCCAAAGATCTTATGATGAACACAATGCTTTATTGATTAAACTCGATAAAGACAAAACGGTTGGACAGAAATCGATAGATGTTAAACGCACTGTTCTTGATTTTGATCTCAAATTAGAAAAACAAAATGAGGAGTTAGATCAAGTAATCGAGAAGAAGGATAAGTTGAAGCCTTTACGATTAAAGGTGGAACAATATGAACAAGTGCTTCCTGTAATTTCTTTATATAAAGAATGTCAGTCACTAAAAGATCGAATAGCAAAAGGACAAGTAAAACAGGAGGAGTTAAATAATCAATCAAAAAATAATAAGCTGGAGATAGATAAAAATCAGCTTAAAGGATCTGAGATACAAAGTAAAAAAGAGAAGTATCTCCAAGAATTATCAGCATCTGAGAAATTATGGAATGAAGTAGAGGGGGTGGATAAAGCAATTAATGATGCTGGAATAAAATTAAAAAATCAAGAATCAGATCTTGAGGAGAGAAAGGAAAATAAAAAGAAATTACTAGCGGATATAAGTCAAAAATCGGATTCAATTTATAAACAAGAACAGGAACTCCAATTAGGAAAAGAATGGCTAACTGAACATCAAAAAATAGAAAAGATAGCTTTTGATTACCCACTTTTAACCAATTTGATGAAAGAAGTGGAGGAGGATCAAAAAGCATTTGATATTAAAATTGATCAATCTAAAGAGGGAATCAAAAAGCATTTGAATGGGAAATCATTTCCTGATCAATTAGCACTACTGAATCAATGGAAATTATCTACTGAAAACTATATCAATGAGGCTTTAGCAAAACGTCAGCTTCCTGATTTAAATACTGAAGAGGTAAATAGTCTGATGGAGCAGTTGCAGTTGATGGATATTAATTCTCAGCAATCGAATAAGGTAGAAGAACAAAAGAAGGATTTGGAGCAAGAAGTAGTTGATCTTCAGCAAGAAATTGAGGGGAATACTAAGCTGGTTGAAGGAAGTAAAAAACAGTTGGAGGGGATTGGGTTGTTTTTAGATGAGCTCTCTACTAAAGAGAAAAGGTTAAAGTGGGAAGCTGCTGAGGATATAAAGGTATTGAGAAATCAGTTAGTGGAGAATGAACCTTGTCTAGTTTGCGGTTCTTTGGATCATCCTTATACAAAAGAAGTAAAATCGGAAGATGAGTTGCAAACGGTCCAAAAACAACTCAAAGAAGTAACGGAAAAGAAAAGTCAACAGGAGAACGAGCTCAATACATACCTTCAAAATGAAGTGAAATTCAAGACTAAAATTGAAGAAAAGAAAAAACAGATTGTTAGCCTAACATCTCAATTGGAGGCAATTAATACTTTGATTGCTCAAAGTCAAAGTGAGTTAGAACTTAAGAATATTTCCTATACATCAGATACTTTCAAGACTTTTAAGAACGAACAATCATTACTTCAGGACATTCAAAATAAAAAAGAAGGTTTAAATGAGGTGCTTGAGTTATTGAATAAAGCAGATGATGTTAGAAAAAGTAATCTTCAATCGGATGGCATTTTATCGAAATATGAGGGGTATTATCAAGAAGAAAGTTTGCTGGTGGATCTGAAACGTTGGTTGGATGAATATCAGAAGAAGCAACAAATTGTAGAGAATGCACCGAAGTGGTTGGAAGAATATCAAAAGCAATTAACTGCACTTCAGTCAGAGTTGGGAAAGCTGGAAACTCTATATACATCTAAAGAAGAGGAGACGAATCAGACAAAATCATTTTTATCAAAACTAAAAGATAAACGTTTTGAACTCTTCAAAGATCAAATGGTTCCTGAAGAAAGAAAATTAATGCAGGAAAAAGGGAAGAAAATTGATGAGCAACTAAATGAAATCAATGTAATATTAGCTTCTCTAAAGAGTAATGAAGAAAGTCTGACCAATCAATTAGCTGATTTGAAAACTGAATTAGCGGAATTATCAGATAGTTTGTTGGAGCAAGAAGCATCTTTTGATAAAGCACTTGAAGAAAAGGGAATTCTAGTGGGGCAGTTTGATGAAGTTTTAAAAGAAGAATCAAATCATCAGGAAAATAAAAAGCTATTGAAGGAAGTAGATGATTTAGAAATCACTTTAAAAACATCTATTAAGACTTATAATCAGGAAAGACAGCAGGCGTTACTTAAAGACACATTACCGAATGAAACATTGGATGAGATAGAGGAAAAAGTAAAGCAGCAGCTTCTGAAAATGGAGGAATTACGACTGACCTTGGAAGAGATTGGTGGGGAGATAAAAAATAATGAAGAGAAGAAAAAAGAGGTAAAAGATAAACTTGAGCAAAGAGATAAACTAACGCCGGAGTATAACTTATGGCGAATAATGGAAGATCTTATTGGGTCAGCAAAAGGAGATAAGTTCAATAAGTTTGCGCAGAGTATTGTTTTGAAAACTTTATTGATGAAAGCCAATCATCATTTGGTGAAGTTTACTGATCGCTACCTGTTTGCAGAACCAAAAACGGGAGATAATAAACAGCTTTTCATTATTGATCGTTATGCGGGAGATAAGGAAAGGGTGGTAAATTCCACTAGTGGAGGGGAATCCTTCTTGTTAAGTTTATCACTTTCTCTGGGTTTAGCCGATATGGCTAGTAAGAATGTAAAAGTGGAAAGTTTATTTATTGATGAAGGATTTGGTACCCTCGATGAACAAACGTTGGATCAAGCAATATCTGCATTGGAACATCTAAGAGATACTGGTGGTAAGACGATCTCTTTGATATCACACTTACCACAAATTAAAGAAAGGATACCTACCAAAATCGTTCTTTCAGAAGGAACGATATCTGGGCATAGTGTTTTAAATATAGAAGGATAA
- a CDS encoding exonuclease SbcCD subunit D, giving the protein MKILHTADWHIGKRLLNYSLEEDFERFKDWLIQFINKNNIDLLIVAGDIFDSAYPSLGSQKQFLDLLSRLQNECHQIQVIITDGNHDSVSSMGITIEIAKHVNTQIISGVTHQLADEIIEVKDKNGAVQLVVAAVPFLRDRDLKKMVEGSTFDDRIKVIKEGVKSHYQEIGGIIKNRNYSVPALAMGHLYAHGALSDNSSEREIQMGHQAGVEGDIFPEIFEYVALGHIHSSQQVKGKVPIFYSGSPYPLSFSERNYQHGVRIIEVNDKEVTSEKVVIPPQRKLVKVSGTFEECKTKLFKLENDANQLDQLIELEVIEAKYNPTLFIDIETLIKEFSENYEQHRGIIIKHRHTFKSESKSAADLFENHIDLDDLTPLDIFKQRLEKEDKIEIDEELKDQLIQAFIEIEQNEETTN; this is encoded by the coding sequence ATGAAAATACTTCACACAGCAGACTGGCATATTGGTAAACGCTTACTTAATTATTCTTTAGAAGAAGATTTTGAACGATTCAAAGATTGGTTAATTCAATTCATAAATAAAAATAATATTGATTTACTGATAGTAGCAGGTGATATTTTTGATTCAGCTTATCCCTCTTTAGGTAGTCAAAAACAATTTTTAGATCTCTTAAGTCGATTACAAAACGAATGTCATCAGATCCAAGTAATTATCACGGATGGTAACCACGACAGTGTTTCATCTATGGGGATAACTATTGAAATTGCCAAGCATGTGAACACTCAAATTATAAGTGGTGTGACTCATCAGTTAGCTGATGAAATAATTGAAGTAAAAGACAAAAATGGTGCAGTTCAATTGGTGGTAGCTGCTGTCCCTTTTTTAAGAGATAGAGACCTCAAGAAAATGGTTGAAGGGAGTACTTTTGATGATAGAATTAAAGTTATAAAAGAAGGTGTGAAATCTCATTATCAAGAAATTGGGGGGATAATTAAAAATAGAAATTATTCTGTTCCAGCTTTAGCAATGGGGCATTTATATGCACATGGAGCATTATCAGATAATAGCAGCGAAAGGGAAATACAGATGGGGCATCAAGCGGGGGTAGAAGGTGATATTTTCCCAGAAATCTTTGAATATGTTGCCTTAGGACACATTCACTCTTCTCAACAAGTAAAAGGAAAAGTGCCCATTTTTTATTCAGGTTCTCCATATCCTTTGAGTTTCTCAGAACGTAATTACCAGCACGGAGTGAGAATAATTGAGGTGAATGACAAGGAAGTGACTTCTGAAAAAGTGGTAATTCCACCTCAAAGAAAATTAGTTAAAGTGAGTGGAACTTTTGAGGAGTGCAAAACCAAACTTTTCAAATTAGAAAATGATGCTAATCAGCTGGATCAACTGATCGAATTGGAAGTGATTGAAGCAAAATATAATCCCACTTTATTTATTGATATTGAGACGCTTATCAAGGAGTTTAGTGAAAACTATGAACAACATAGAGGGATAATTATCAAACATCGACATACTTTTAAATCTGAGTCTAAATCGGCTGCCGATTTGTTCGAAAATCATATTGACTTAGACGATCTGACTCCATTGGATATTTTTAAACAACGATTAGAAAAAGAAGATAAAATTGAGATTGATGAGGAATTGAAAGATCAGTTGATACAGGCTTTTATTGAAATAGAACAAAACGAAGAAACGACTAACTAA
- a CDS encoding GAF domain-containing protein codes for MSEKVFTTNQFAFYLMIFHIFYLIVSIVKAPTLLQWPLMGILANLIVLSLNYLRLFTIARILLCTVPMSVVIIYNSYLTPVGAIPRMSGYLIGMVHTIIPFLVFDMKERIAQWSLFLVLCFTIVAMFPLSDLLIDPLLDYDLNYAPMSKRGLIIGLAGLAILLFLMQKEQLRYRNESEKLTKERVERNLTLEKSEKELKEALTQVQKTKQEDEERSWTTQNISDFNDLTRSVEDLDELIDHSASFLARVLNLNQVAVFTRKEDADGNDFLKKQSVYAYDRKKYLDKTNIERGEGLIGQCYIEKKPIIIKDVPQGYVNISSGLGDATASFVAIYPLLAYEKVEGVIEVAGFKELKEFELDFLKRICESLAITILNKIGAERLKELLKVSQEQAEQVRSQEEEMRQNLEEMTATQEELKRQKEEYVKEIDRLKMLLNS; via the coding sequence ATGAGCGAAAAGGTATTCACTACCAATCAATTCGCTTTTTACTTGATGATTTTTCATATTTTTTATCTTATTGTTTCTATCGTTAAAGCCCCTACATTATTGCAATGGCCATTAATGGGTATACTTGCTAACCTAATTGTATTGTCTTTAAATTATCTAAGGTTATTTACCATTGCTAGAATTTTGCTTTGTACGGTACCTATGTCGGTGGTGATTATATACAACTCTTATTTAACACCAGTCGGTGCAATTCCAAGAATGTCAGGTTATCTAATAGGTATGGTGCATACTATTATCCCATTCCTTGTTTTTGATATGAAGGAGAGGATTGCTCAATGGTCACTATTTTTGGTTTTATGCTTTACCATTGTTGCCATGTTCCCTTTATCGGACTTGCTGATTGACCCACTTTTGGATTATGATTTAAATTATGCTCCAATGTCGAAAAGAGGATTAATTATAGGTCTTGCTGGTTTAGCAATTCTTCTGTTTTTAATGCAAAAAGAGCAATTAAGGTATAGAAATGAAAGCGAAAAATTAACAAAAGAAAGAGTTGAACGAAACTTAACATTAGAGAAGTCGGAAAAAGAATTAAAAGAAGCACTTACTCAAGTTCAAAAAACAAAACAAGAAGACGAAGAAAGGTCTTGGACCACTCAAAATATTTCTGATTTTAACGATTTAACCCGATCTGTAGAAGATCTAGATGAGCTGATCGATCATTCTGCTAGCTTCTTGGCAAGAGTGCTTAATCTTAATCAAGTAGCAGTTTTTACTCGTAAAGAAGATGCCGATGGGAATGATTTTTTAAAAAAGCAGTCGGTTTATGCCTACGATAGAAAAAAATATCTTGATAAGACAAATATCGAAAGAGGTGAGGGCCTAATTGGTCAGTGTTACATTGAGAAGAAGCCGATCATTATTAAAGATGTTCCTCAAGGATATGTAAATATTAGTTCCGGACTTGGTGATGCAACAGCATCTTTTGTAGCTATCTATCCATTACTCGCTTATGAAAAAGTGGAAGGTGTAATTGAGGTGGCTGGATTCAAGGAACTAAAAGAATTTGAATTAGATTTCTTAAAACGTATTTGCGAAAGCTTAGCGATTACTATCTTAAACAAAATCGGAGCAGAACGATTAAAAGAATTACTTAAGGTTTCTCAAGAGCAAGCTGAACAGGTGAGGTCTCAGGAAGAAGAAATGAGACAGAACTTAGAGGAAATGACAGCCACTCAAGAGGAGTTAAAAAGACAGAAAGAAGAATATGTCAAAGAAATTGACCGTTTGAAGATGCTTTTAAACTCTTAA
- a CDS encoding LolA family protein — protein sequence MRNKHIYNSILFIFAFILSSNFAMAQKDEKAQKILDDMSNHYMSLSSFSADIHQEMISINDGKMGDLDIKAIIAGNKYQMHLEGQVIYSDAKTVYRYDQEMEEVTIEEADTEGELASSPAEIYQLYKKNFKYLYTGQEGGYDIVDLSPEKGADINFFRIRMYIKPGSHELVKWEMFEKGNQNKYVYTVSNFKKNIAVTDNDFKFDTSKHPDVEVVDLR from the coding sequence ATGAGAAACAAACATATATACAATTCTATTTTATTTATTTTCGCCTTTATCTTATCATCTAACTTTGCGATGGCGCAAAAAGATGAAAAAGCACAAAAAATTCTAGATGATATGAGTAATCATTATATGAGTTTATCTTCATTTAGTGCGGATATTCATCAAGAAATGATTTCTATTAATGATGGAAAAATGGGCGACCTTGATATTAAAGCAATTATTGCGGGAAATAAATATCAGATGCATTTAGAAGGTCAGGTGATTTACAGCGATGCAAAAACTGTATATCGTTATGATCAAGAAATGGAAGAAGTAACCATTGAAGAGGCAGATACTGAAGGTGAATTAGCAAGTTCACCAGCTGAAATCTATCAATTATATAAAAAGAACTTTAAGTACCTATATACAGGTCAAGAAGGTGGATATGATATTGTAGACCTTTCTCCAGAAAAAGGTGCTGATATTAATTTCTTTAGAATAAGAATGTATATCAAACCTGGATCACACGAATTGGTAAAGTGGGAAATGTTCGAAAAAGGAAATCAAAACAAATACGTTTATACTGTAAGTAACTTTAAGAAGAATATTGCAGTAACAGACAACGATTTCAAATTTGACACTTCAAAGCACCCAGATGTTGAAGTAGTTGATTTGAGATAA
- a CDS encoding aldo/keto reductase yields MSKSFKLNNGKTIPSIGLGTWKSKPGEVYDAVKKAIKLGYRHIDCAAIYENEPEVGNAIKECIDEGLVKREDLFITGKLWNDSHLKDDVPKALAQTLSDLKLDYLDLYLIHWPIAYKNGVKFTQKEEEFLTSEQAPILETWEAMEALVDACKTVSIGVSNFGVTNLELILSNCRIKPVVNQIEMHPLNQQRTMMEYADAHGIILTAYSPLGSKDSLQEKDGVHPPILLENEVLKEIAEKHDASTAQIMLAWANRRETVAIPKSVHEHRLQQNLDALNIQLTPWDLREISLLNEKYRFVDGTIFTDGGSPYTLDYLWK; encoded by the coding sequence ATGAGCAAATCATTTAAATTAAACAATGGCAAAACTATTCCCAGCATCGGTTTGGGTACATGGAAATCAAAACCAGGAGAAGTATACGATGCTGTAAAAAAAGCAATAAAACTAGGATACCGTCACATAGATTGTGCGGCGATCTACGAAAATGAACCTGAAGTAGGTAATGCAATTAAAGAGTGTATTGATGAGGGGTTGGTAAAAAGAGAAGACTTATTTATTACAGGTAAACTTTGGAATGATTCACATCTAAAGGATGATGTTCCAAAGGCTTTGGCTCAAACATTATCTGACCTTAAGTTAGATTATCTAGACCTTTATTTAATTCATTGGCCTATTGCTTACAAGAATGGAGTGAAGTTTACTCAGAAAGAAGAAGAGTTTCTTACTTCTGAACAGGCACCTATTTTAGAAACATGGGAAGCAATGGAGGCATTAGTAGATGCTTGTAAAACTGTTTCTATTGGTGTCTCTAATTTTGGAGTTACCAACTTGGAATTGATATTATCAAACTGCAGAATCAAACCGGTAGTGAATCAGATCGAAATGCATCCATTAAATCAACAAAGAACGATGATGGAGTATGCGGATGCTCATGGAATAATATTGACTGCCTATTCACCTTTAGGTTCCAAAGATAGTTTACAGGAAAAAGATGGTGTACACCCTCCAATATTATTAGAAAACGAGGTACTGAAAGAAATTGCCGAAAAACACGATGCTTCAACAGCTCAAATCATGTTGGCTTGGGCGAATAGAAGAGAGACGGTAGCTATACCAAAATCTGTACATGAACATAGGTTACAACAAAACTTAGATGCTCTGAATATACAATTAACTCCATGGGATTTGAGAGAAATATCTTTACTTAACGAGAAATATCGTTTTGTAGATGGAACTATCTTTACCGATGGAGGAAGTCCTTATACTTTGGATTATTTGTGGAAGTAA
- a CDS encoding ABC transporter ATP-binding protein, giving the protein MAKLIIQDLNKIYSNGVHALNNINLTIDNGMFGLLGPNGAGKSSLMRTLATLQTPDSGSITLNGLDILKNQDQLRQILGYLPQEFGVYPRITAEELLDHLAILKGITQKKERKDLVDFLLNKVNLYEHKNKAVKGFSGGMKQRVGIAQALIGDPKIIIVDEPTAGLDPGERNRFHNLLADVGDSAVVILSTHIVDDVRELCTDMAIMSHGEIVYNGSPENVISELEGLVWQKTIARNELEEYNSNYKIISNKMVGGKTVIHILSNLDPSNGFVQVEPDLEDVFFTKTSLTPQTQEL; this is encoded by the coding sequence ATGGCTAAACTAATTATTCAGGATCTCAATAAAATCTATAGTAACGGAGTTCATGCATTAAATAATATCAATTTGACTATTGATAATGGCATGTTCGGATTATTAGGTCCCAACGGTGCTGGCAAGTCCTCTTTGATGCGTACTTTAGCAACCCTTCAAACTCCTGACAGTGGTTCCATTACATTAAATGGATTAGATATTCTGAAAAATCAAGATCAACTACGACAAATTCTAGGTTATCTCCCTCAAGAGTTTGGCGTTTACCCAAGAATTACGGCTGAAGAATTACTCGATCATTTGGCAATTCTAAAAGGAATCACCCAAAAGAAAGAAAGAAAAGATTTGGTCGACTTCCTTCTGAATAAGGTGAACCTTTATGAACACAAAAATAAAGCTGTAAAAGGATTTTCTGGCGGTATGAAACAAAGAGTGGGTATTGCCCAAGCTTTAATTGGAGACCCAAAAATAATTATTGTTGATGAACCTACTGCAGGCTTAGACCCTGGAGAAAGAAATCGTTTTCATAATTTATTAGCTGATGTTGGTGATAGTGCTGTGGTCATCCTATCTACCCATATTGTCGACGATGTTCGAGAATTATGTACTGACATGGCCATCATGAGTCATGGTGAAATTGTATATAACGGTTCTCCAGAAAATGTAATCAGTGAATTAGAGGGATTGGTTTGGCAAAAAACAATTGCTCGAAATGAATTAGAAGAATATAACAGTAACTATAAAATCATTTCTAATAAAATGGTGGGTGGTAAAACTGTTATTCACATACTAAGCAATTTAGATCCTTCTAACGGTTTTGTTCAAGTAGAACCCGACTTGGAAGACGTATTCTTTACCAAAACATCATTAACTCCTCAGACTCAAGAACTATAA